A segment of the Manis javanica isolate MJ-LG chromosome 17, MJ_LKY, whole genome shotgun sequence genome:
cctccattcccatccTTCCCagggataagagaaggggaaagaaagggagtaGTTTTTACTGTGTATAATGTGAAGGTGGGGGTGTGCAcagggaagactgcaaaacacagaGAACTCTAGTAGTAATAACAAAGCATCTtaccacgctcatggacagtgagggcagtggggtatctgggggaaactTGGTTATGGGgtgagtttagtaaccataatgttcctcgtgGAATAGTAGATAacaccaaaaatatatgtatgtatgtgtatatatatatatatatatatgtagataccaataataaatgtagaaataggaaaaaaaaaagggtgcaacccagttgaaaaagacatatgcacccctatgtttatcacagcactatttagagtagaaaagaaatggaaagaaccgatgtgtccattgagtagacaaatggataaagaagatgtggtaatacacaatggaatactactaagccataagaagaaaacaaatgctgcaatttacaacaacatggatgaagctggggggtattatgctcactgagattagccagaaagagagagaaaagcatcaaatgatttgactctcctgtggagtattagaacaaagaaaaagctgaaggaagaagatagaagcagccttgccaaagctgagaatggactaacggttactaaagggaaagtgactgtggaggatggttgggaagagagggataagggggaaaattgggcattacaagtagcacacataatgtgggctgggaggggagcacaggaaaagcagtaaaacacaaagaccagtagagatacTAGAGCGTATTATtgagaggaaagacagtgacatcatggggtatgtggtggtgacttgataatgggggtagtctattaaccataatgtttctcatgtaactgtttagtactgacaccaaaattaaaagaaacacacagtaccttggatatggtttccatattcctgatccTGTCAAGGTGGTCCACGCGCACCTCACGGAAATCATACCCAAcaatagggcaccaagctctgaagagggaacctgctacAATCAACAAACACACACTGTCACTAGGAAAGAGTCACCACTGTGATGTCATAGAACCTCCAGGGAACAGCACTGCTCTTGCAAATTCCACCCCCaaattccaaagggaaagggactggtgaggatgggtgggaagggggggagaGGGGGGAGAATGGGGcgttacaattagcacacataatgtagtgcgGAGGGGGActggggaaaggcagtatatacaaataatgattctacagtttcttagtatgctgatggaaagtgactataatggggcatgtgggggaaacttgataataggggtagtctagtacccataatgttcaagtaattgtacatggacgatatcaaaattaaaaataaagaaggaaagaaaataagtagtaaaaaaaaggaataaggtaagaatcttacttcttggcAAACAGagaatctatagcatcttactacactgatggacagtgactgcagtaggtaAGAGGGGGACCcgacaacatgggtgaatgtagcaaccacattgttttttcatgtgaaaccttcataagcgtgtgttttaataataccttaataaatcaaAAAAAGAATCCTACCTGTTAACATCCTGGATGTTCAAATGCAATCTTACCTTTAAGATGGGATGCTTCCTGCCTCTTACTACGTTGTTTGTGACTGGGTTTACTTGACATATTAATCGCCCAGGTTATATATAacttgattaggggctgaaggaggaaaagcagcatctgggcaaagttaaagataaactaggCCTTTtcgcaggctaaagtaaattttacaatagcctcatttaattgacacaatgcaGACTTGGgccatgctgaggtattttcttatctgggaaatgttccaacattccaggccaggctactcctggctttttagttttaactaatcttcacggAAGAATGCTTATACTCCTAGTTTGGTATTTTACTTGAGAGAATtcatgtgactctgactttgctgaattgtttaaTTCGGAGTTTTGGAaagggtctttttccagaggccctcaccctactctgactacacccacggtccctgtctcagaatcccTGTGGCAGACTACGAACCGAAATGACGGTAAGatatgaatttctaaatacaagaaaatgcactgtcagttcccataccaagtaaagaaacttcattcccaaataaaaaatacgGGAGGTACCTCacgaaaaattttttaattctaaaggcGCTGCCTCCAGGCGGCCCTCGCCCGCTGCCCCGCCCCGGGTCACACTTGAACCTCAGCTCGCCAGCCCTCACCCTCGAGGCCCCCGCCGAGAAAATCCACACACGGCAAAACGCCCACCGGCCTCCCCATCTGCGCGGCACGGCGCGGCCCCTCCACCTGCATCCACGGCCCGGCGGCGGGACCAGCTCGGCGTTGCGGCCCTAGGCCGGGCCGACGCGAGCCGCGGGGTGGAGAGCAGCCGCCCTCACCACCCGGACGGATGGAAAAGCAGCGGCTCCGGCGAGCCCCTCCCCAACTGCCACGGAGAACTTCAACGGCCGCTCGCACGTCTGCCCCGGGCGCATCTGCTCCGCTCCCTCCCTACCCGGGCGGCTCCTCTGGCGGAATGCTTCGACCTCCGGACCCCGGGCGGACCCCGCGAGCCCACAACCCGCGTCGGCCGCTTCCCGACCCCGCGGGCCACGCGCTGCCCACCAAGCCACTCGCAGGAGCGCCCACTCGTCCAACTCACCCGCGCCctcaggcggaggcaggggtTACGGCGCCACGTCCGGGtcccgccgcgccccgcggccacgtaccttTCAGCCCGtagagccgtcgctgtcgccttcaccctgAAGCAGGGCCCGCTCTGGACCCTCCACTGCAGGTCTGTCGCAGCGGGAGCCGCTTCTCGGCTGAGCTCTCTGAAGTCCGGCCGGGCCAGCGGCTCAAGTCCGAGCCGATCGCCGCCCTCAGGCCGCCGCGGGAGAGCGGAGGAGGGGCGAGGCGGCGATCCGAGGCCGGTACCGCCCCCGCATGCGCGCCGGGAGGCCGGCGCAGCCGAGCACGGCGCGGGTCCGTCCGCATCTGCTGCGTGGACTGGACGGTGCGGGCCGCTCCTGACCGGACCGAAGCACGGACGGAACAGCGGAAGCTGCCTTTCCCGGCGGCGCTCGCGACACTACTGACTGGGGGATAAGAcggcggcggcgcctgcagctactacgcagccgcCGGACTTAAGCGATCTGCGCCCAGTGGCTGCCCGCCATCGACTGACGGCCCTCCCGGCCAATGGGCGCGAGTCGCTCGGGCGCAGCCCCGCCCCCGACTGTCCGCAACAGTTAGACGgtggaaaatagaaggaaaaaaattaaatctattttctgtctctatgtatttatctcttctagacatttcatataaagaaattatacaatatgtgaccttctgtgtctgcttctttcacttacaatGTTTTTagggtttatccatgttgtcggatgtatcaatacttcattcctttttatgactgaacaaTATTTCACGCTATGGATATAACATCTTTGTggtgtatccattcatcagttgatgcggttgttttcactttttggctgttataaataatgcttctatgaacacaTTTTTCTATAAGTGTTTTCAAATCTAGGTAgtaatggaattcctgggtcatatggtatgcTATGTCTAACTTTCTGAGtaactgccaaattattttccaaagacgctgccccattttacattcccaccagaaatgtatgagggttctaaattctccacatccttatcaacacttattttttctgttcctggtgggttttttttaaccATCTTAACTGTCTTTGTGGGCATGAAGTAGTAGCTTCTTTGCCCTTTAACTTTTCTTGTGTCCCTTGTAAACAATATAGAGCTGACGTTTGTTTTTGTTCCCTTGTCTGACAACCATTTTCTTTATGTTATGCgtttatttaatttcttgtacTCTAATTACCAACttaactggatttatttttaatcacataatTTTGTGCTTATTATgtcatattatttgaaaaatattctttcctttcagattaatattccttttctatttcctcatgaCACTTTTCTCCATGTCTCAGTTTGAAAGTTCTATTCAGTATGTCTATTTTTCAAGAGCTCaccatagatatttttattttttattttttcatttttttattttggtatgattaatgtacaattacatgagcaacattatggttactagaaccCCCCATcctcaagtccccgccacataccccaataAGAGTCACTGTTTTTCAACCctgtaatatgctgtagaatcactacttgtcttctgtgaggtatcctgccctccccgtgcccccatccctggccatattatgtgtgctattgtattgccccttttccccccttttcaCTCCCTTCGCACCCACGCTCCCAAgccccttgccctttggtaactgctatagtccattcttgggttctgtgagactaCTGCTgtcctgttccttcagttttccctttgttctcatactccacagatgagtgaaatcacatgatacttgttctcagcctggcttatttcactgagcataataccctccagctacaTTCAGCATCATAGATATTTTAACATGCATTCTCAACAATATCTCAGGTTATCGTGATGCTTTAACTTCCTTCACAAAACAAAGCGTTCTTAAACTTTGATCATTCTCTTCCCCATTTATATGCTATTATTTTCTCGTATTTTTGTTCTAACTGTATCTTAAATCCCACCCATGAGGCATTGTTATTGTTTCATGTAGTCGTTCAAAGCACTTACCACATAGTCAACAATGTCTTTGTTCattcccttttgcttttctataatttttttaaaaaatttttagttaaggtattattgatatgcactcttatcattgtttcacatgaagaaacaatgtgattactacattcacccatattatcgggACCACCCCCttacctattgcagtcactgtccatcggtgtagtaagatgccactgattcactgtttgcctcctCAGCTGCACAGAcacttcctatctctttttctccctctttttcttctggtacccctataatgcaaatgtagttccatttggattggtcacacagttctattaatattctttcattcctggagatccttttatctctctctgcctcagtttctctgtattcctgcttAAGTAACCTCAGTgaccatcatttttaaataattttttaaatgcgtTTTTAATTCAAATGGATTTTGAAGATAACAGAAGAATAATCTGGAAAATACTACAGTGATCATCCCCTACAGGTGCTTAAAATTACTTAAACCAAGgttacaaaaacaaattttttttagaatCCAGGGATtaccattaaataaaaattaatttcattgtttGGATAACTCTACTCCTTTCTGCTAGACCTTTCCCATGTtatgaaatatttccattatgctaaaaaataaaaagcatgtgtcaaagcaaaacagcagtaaataaatacaaaaaaacgtttagcatgtgaaaagcaggaaaaaaacaaaggcaatctTTGTGCATAATGTTTACATGTCATGTACTTAGTgcaatttattgaaaatttattaACGCATAGACTTTATGTATGTAAAAGTAAATTTACACATGAAAGTGCTTCTTCTTGAGCATTCACTTTTATCActtcctcccttcttatttcAAGATTAATAAGGGAAATCATCCCAACAAAATGCCTTTAGTTAAGTGAGCCAGAATTTAAATACTGCCCTGATTCTTTCAGTTGTAAACTCATACAAGTACCACATGAGTAAAGTACTATTCCTGACTTTGAGGAGCTCACGGTACAGTGGAAGTAACTGATACAAACGACATACagtcttttaacattttctttatctatatgAGAAACCATAGCGTATTTTCACTTATCTCTAGGATAAAATTAAGTTTACATGCGTAATACCGAAATACACCTGTTAAAAAGGTCAGTTTAATGTTGTAAACTAAATATGGTTACTAGAAGTTCTCATTGCTTGGTAGATGTTGATATTTAATGCATACGTTGtataatacatacatttttatttttatgacagaTACTTGAAATTGAAAATTTCACTGATACATAATTTAGAACAGGGTCTTGCAATTGGTACTTGGAATATTTGTCCTTCCAATTTTTCATAAAGAGACATACACTATGGATTCCTCCTactgaaataacaaaaacacataaaatgtctgtttactatttcacatattttaatgattttgtgAATTTATAGTATTTTCTATTCACTCTTTCTCATCTCCTAAAATAGCTATTTTCCTGGCCTTCCATCTTCTGCATCTGTATTGCAATTAATACACTTTCTATGCTGAAAATATAGATCTTTTATCTTCAATTGAAATTGACAAAAAGatgcttaagaaaaacaaaaataaggataGTTTCTATTAGGACCAGGAAACTATTTAAAGCCTCTTGGTCTGCATTGACACTTTCTTAGCTAGGTATTACCCCTGACTACTTCACCCCCCAAAATAAttcagtttacacacacacaaacacacacctcatttgtagttttcagtgtcctTTATTCCTTGTAACACATTGGTTATAAACACATCCTTTATTCCTTATAACACAAAGTGATCCTCTgaacttttcttctttaattttctcctttgggTTTAgatcttttcattgatttttctttattctttaaaaattccagATATGTTAAAACTCCTGTGAAATCTCCTGAcctatttgtaatatttaaagttCAATCTTAGAGTGCAGAGAGAACTAAAGGCAGAATTCTTGTAATTCATGTTTAGCTTGGGAGAATCCAGAATTACGctgcaaaatgcaaaatgaaaatttttgttaaaaggaATTTTAAGACAGTAGGAAAATTCACAAgtggaaaattaaatttagagcAGTTGAATACTCCAGTAGAACTATACGTTAGCTTACCATGGGGGTGTGGGTGTGgaagagaattaaaacaaaaagcataacTTTAGAGAGATGTGGCCGTTCTTTAAGTGTAAATAAAGGGTCACTGATAAAGAATCTCAGAACTGTAAAGAGGCTGAAAAGTCATCTTGTCCTAGCTCCTTATCTCAAGAGGAGAGGCTGAGGTAAAAAGGCAGATTCTTACCCAAAATCACACAATTAATAATTGCTAAGAATAAAGTCTCTGAAATCTTACTCCAGTGATCACGTTCCTCTTGTAGTATGTGTGTATAGGGGGCTCATAACTGCATATTCCAACAAACCATCAGGCCCTGTCTCTACCTTTCTACTTTTGAAgttattaacaagaaaaaaaaatcaccttaaaatgttttcaaaaccaataaaatactcATAATTTGAACACATTGGCCAAAGCACCTAAATTATGTCagttaaattatcattttaagttATCTAACAAAATCCAGTTTGCCTTTTTCAAACTCCTAGCATGAACAAAGCCTAACTGCCTACTGTTTCAGACTATCATTTCTTCCTAATAAATTGCATAAAAAGCAATATGAAAAAGATTGTAAGTTTTAATTGAgaaagttttatatataatgtatatataaaaatacacatgcatgcaagaatatacacacacacacatagagagaGTTAATTAACATTCTTGTTCATATTGGCTTACTAAAGAAACAGTTTATTCTCATTAGATTAGATTGCATAACCTTTTTTAAGTAGtgagtttttaattaaatagattttctttatttcactggGTGTCATCAAAAATTTAAAGTACTCCTTTGAACTactgtttctcttaaaaattatgtaatgacCGTAGTTAATCaaataatttatacttaaaaagaaataatacttttctttcatctaaaataattttaaaaaggcttttaaatgttttaagttatttCGTCGAATTTATATGATCTAGGCAAATCCAGtcatatctgttttaatttagtgcacaataaaatatattgagttttaaaatcataatacCAAATATAGTTGCAAGATATTATAGATGAACCCTAAAATGAATTGCATTGCTTCAAAACGCAAAATGTAATTCACTTtcgtaaatatttttatacagtatTTACTGACATCAACCATTTTTACCACGTCtcggtatttttatttttctgctttaatttattccattaaaatttgataaattcaAGTTGTTTATGATAAAAGGTTAATGTTTTGCTCTTATATAAAAAACTTGgatagtatttaaaatatctacacacacacacacatgcacgcacgcgcgcacacacacacacacacacacacacgcgcgcgcgcgcgcgcgcctaGGATTCTCccttaaagaacacttaaaatccTTCTATACTGTTTGGTGCTTTACTCCTTATATtatattgcattttcatttgttttcttctggataCCCTATATCAGGCTTAAGAAAGCAGTTTCTTTTTAACTTGCATAATTCCATGCTAACAAAATTTGTTaacttgaatttcattttaaaattgtatattctGATacatgtttttgtctgttttcttaacTAGTGAAAAAAGCCATAGATTTTAAATCTAGAGGTTTAAATGGTTTCCAGGGAAAGACAGCAGCAACAAGTTTTCTGTCTGTGAGTGTACTcctttttttgttactttctctcGTGCAAGAGTGAAGTTTGTGGTGTCTGtgttggttgtgtgtgttttcttaaaaatgttcgtGTATTTACCAAATTAACTGCATTAATATCTATATAACATGCATGATTATTATTcagtattttcttgtatttaaatgtGCACTGAGTTAATGGATTGATACAGAAAGCTCCCAAACTCAGATTGTTTCGACATATaaaaaacaacagtaataaaCTTTTAATCTAGAGTGttggtaatattttagttttataactCTAGGATGTGAGATAAAAAAGTGAGTAAAATTCCACAAATTGGTGGTTTCCTACAggaatttttgtgtgaacatatccAAATTTCAACCAGTATTTCTCTGAGGAAAATTTTAATAGCAACTTCTCATTTAGAGGAAAAAGGTATTCTTAATTTGACTTAATTTATCTGAACCCTTTAAATCAATAGTCTTTTATAAGTTGATTAATttttgatttcttttgaaaatctcACAAAATGGCTTGaaatacatatgtttatgtattgCCTCAATATACAATTTTGCCCAACATTCAGGGATTTATAGATCATCAGAAATTCATCCACGAATCTCAGATTAAGAATCactaaattagaaaattcatatatattaccatgaatggatatagaataaATTTATGAGAATTATGCATTTTTGTAG
Coding sequences within it:
- the LOC140847114 gene encoding uncharacterized protein is translated as MNKDIVDYVCRERRRERQLPLFRPCFGPVRSGPHRPVHAADADGPAPCSAAPASRRACGGGTGLGSPPRPSSALPRRPEGGDRLGLEPLARPDFRELSREAAPAATDLQWRVQSGPCFRVKATATALRAERYVAAGRGGTRTWRRNPCLRLRARPLIKLYITWAINMSSKPSHKQRSKRQEASHLKAGSLFRAWCPIVGYDFREVRVDHLDRIRNMETISKVPSSELGALSLGMISVRCVPATLTASGIWKPYPRDRVCTAIGAHSHFIA